The genomic stretch ACTAATTACTCATAACGTCTTTGtaatacttcatatatatatatatatataacatgtagTCCTTGCATAtgcttctccctctctcttcactctcttttaacataattttcaatatatttaacaaagaCAAACATAGAGTCAACCTCTTTTGGATAATATTCCCCAGTCGGCCAGTCTTGAGGGTAAAGTTTTCCATTATCCAAATTAACTTGAGAACCTTTTGCTATAGAAATGGAAGTTTCTTACTGCAAATTAAAGCTTCCCTACGAGACGAGGGATTAATGCACAgttaaattgtatatatatatatatatatatatatatagtagagcTAAAAGAGTAGTGAATAATGAAAAGAGAGGAAGAAGTAATTAATTTACACGTCATTTTCAATTATGAGCTCGGCAGCCGCACCCATGGTACCAACCCCACCAATCCCCAGCAAAGCCACAGCAAGCTCCTCCTCGTTCCATTGTCTCAGCCTGTTACTTACTCTCTTCAACACATGTACATCAACCTCTAGCACCCAATTTGGCGTGCAAGCCACCATTATGGTGAGGAATCCAGAGACATAAGCACGCCAAGTAGACCAATCACAACCAAGTGATATTTTCCCATCAAGTGCACTTGCAAGAAAGTCCATGTGGATTCCAAGGATTTTTGGACGCCATATTGATGTAGACGATGTTGAGTCAACACCCCAAGCAAAAGCTCCACAAAGTAGTGCAAAGTAGGCAAGGGCATACCCCCCAAGCATTGCAACCATCCCTTCAGAATCAGAACCTTCCTTGTGCTCAGATATAAACCAAGAAGGCAAAGTCTCTTTTATCAAGGATTGAACCAGACTGAAGCCGCCGGATAACCATACGAAAGAAGCCCCAAGGGTGGCTGCGAGTTTGACACGAGTCATTGCTGCAGCAAGCGAAAGCTGTGTGTATCTCACCATTCCAATCCTACTCATCCTTAACTTCTTGTTTAATCTCTCTCTAGGAATTAGCCCACTAGTACTAGATGCTATTTCTCTGACAGAATGCATCAAGAGAGAAACAATCTCTTTTGTTATGAACACAATATCTTTAATGGATCGATAAACGCGTAGATAATGAATACCCGGGGCAACAGGAGAAATCCCACCACACAAATGGGATCCAAGTCCATGCCCAAGAAGTGCTCCAACACCACCACCACTGCTTGAGATAGGCATAGCATTCAGACCAAGTGTGGCTGCAAAGCAGCTTTTAAGGAGCTGAATCACTGCATCATTGTTCTGGAGGAAGGCAGTTCGAGATGCAGAAAAGATAAGGAAGTCACTCCAGCGCTTTGCCTTTTGGGTCCACAGGGAAGCCACAATTAGCATGCAAGGCCACGGACAACCTGCTGCAAGGGACTCCAAGGCGGGGCCAGCTAAATTGAGAAAATGTTCAGAGGCTTTATAGGTTATGGTAAGGCTTACAAAGGCAGCCAGGGGCAGTGGAAGTGTATCTGTAGAGCTTCCACCTGTACGTGGAAGTCAGAATATATATGATCATCAATTAGATAAATCAAAATGTAAGAAATTAAAAACCATTGATAATAACCATTTATTGCTGATGCTCATTTCAGAATTCTGATATATTCCTAAAGCTTTCAACTTATCTTTTTTGGTAAATACTACTAATTTACCTGAAGCAATATTGCTTGGGAAGTCAACACCAGTGGTAGCTAtgattttcttcatcttttcttcaaccttagatAGATTTGCATCAGGGCTGGGCCAATCCGTTCCATTCATACAAACTGGTTTCCAAATACCCCTGGTTACTTCAGCAGAGAAGTAGCTTATAACGGATGCCAAAGACGCAAGGAGAATATCAGATAAATTTTTAAGCCCTGAGATATTAAAAGATTTATATATGTTACAACGTACACTACATATATATTTGGTTCAATAATATAATATCCCATCAGATGGGGTTTCAAAGAGATTGCTGACAGGAGCATAGATTATCAGGAACAAGTAAATTCACCTGTAGCTACTTCACGCGGTGAAAGTTTTCCATTATCACAAGCTGTTAAAACAACATCAACTACAAAAGGAACGGCTTCAAGTATATCCCATGCGGGTAATTTGAGTCTTAGTAAGGCATCTTCATCTTTAGTTCCAGAGAAATCACTACTTCCAGAAGTAACAGAGTGCACAGAAGACTGACTTCCTTTgcaaatatttgaaaacataattttaagaAGCTCATCAACAATCTGATGAAGAGGGGTCTCTTCAAGTCTGGAGAGGGGGGAAGCTACGCATGCAAGATGCTGCTGATACCAAGCTTTTAGTTTtggaaatgaataaaaaaatatggggtgTACACTTGATGAACTTGCAACTGCTGAGAGCCTCCTTTTATTTCGACCCTGGTGGACATTTCCAGGAGATTCCAGGTGGGAATTATGGCATAGTAGGAGATATTCGGGAGTTGGTCTCAATGCAGCTGGGTCTCCAACTCGCCTTTCAAGAGGACGATGATCAAACTTCCATAGCCTCAATAGAACAATAAATGCATTTGAAAACACATTACGAGCAGAGATTATTTCCCCTGTTGCAATAGTGCACAGCACACTGGACACACATGACCCAAAAACCTCACAGATTGACATCAATGAACACGCTAGTGTTGGAACCTGGCAATATaagtggaaaaacaaaacaaccttAATTAGTTTCATTTCTTATCCATGTGATGAAGAGGTTTGGGGTCAGAGCAAGCCACATTTACCAAGCCATGTAGTGAGAAAATCTCAAGATTATCGGAGGTTGCTATTCCGAGAATAAGTCCATTCAGCAATGGAGCATAAGCTATCAAATGGCTTTCACTCCCAGAGTACTCTGCAGGAGCTGGAGGAGACAGTAATCTAACAATAAAATCAGCAGTGTGCTCCtgcatgaaaacaaaaattatgaaGTGAAAACGAAAAGATAACCAAATAATTAGGAAGAACCAACAGTTCTAAAGAAAATGaatgtgattttctttttttaatttgataaatatccATACCTGTAGATTCCAACCCCGAATTAGTGAGGCCCCACAAAGAATCATCGCTACTGATATCTTCTCTTCATTTGATCCATTGACAGCAATCTCGAATATTTTCTCGAGCTCCATTAAGCTTCCACCAAACCCATGAGCCTAAATTCAGTTCAACCTCCATAAATACCTTTGTCTTCTACATGTTCAAGACCACAGAAGTTGGATGGACCATTTGTtgccccccctccccctctaaATGTAACATCAAAGTTGGACTAGTCAAACAATCCTATGCTCCTAACCTCCAAGATCTCTACTGGAACAATAAGATTCTAGAATCCTACACTAACATTATGGCAATACTAAGACGGCAAAACAAACTAATTGTGATAGGGTTATTTTGATGGTAACTATACCAAGAAAGAGCAGATGagttgtaacaccccaccctattgacacacaatattgtccgcttttggctctcCCGAACCAGACTTCTTAGGAGATCACCTATTCTGGTACTACTCTTGCAGAAGCACACTTAACTGCAGAGTTATGATAGGTTCATTGTCATCATGActttaaaacgcattgttgtTATGAACGGTGAAAGTGTGGAATGTCACATGAGTCAAGTGGGATGAATCTTGTTTAGGGTGTCAAAACTCAAAGGTTCCCAAGATCATTTCTTGGACTGCCCCCATTACTAAATACACTTAAGCAAAATTTAAAAGAGGAGGGCTGCAGTAGGTTGATGCCAGAAAAAGACTTTGTCACATCTTATGAGAATAAATTGTTTAGAGAAACGAATCAGGGAGTTCTCTTTCATACAGAGGACCAAATAAGTTGGATAAAGGAAGGAATCATGTAGCTAATTACAATTATTTGTGTTAATTTCATTTTGGTTGAGTTGAACTTAGGAATAAGCGTGAATATACCTTGAAGCAGGACTTGAAACCAGTGCATTTATCATTACTGGAGTAAGCGAAGCCCCCTGCATTAATGATGACCAACCAGGCACCTCAGCAGGCACACTATGAGGTATATGATTGATTTTTCCGTTCACATAACCTGGCCAGAAATATGCTGATGTGTCCAGTAGATTTCTAGCTATACAAGCCTCAACTATTAGATGGTGCATGTTTCCAGCTGAAACCAAGGGCGCGCATGTAACTAATATTAGAAAgcattacatatataatacaaagaCAAACAGAGGTCCCACAGGAAAAATAGAAATGAACATGTTCAAGCAATAATTTGCAGAACATAAAGACACAAAATAGCCATTTCCTTGGACCATGGATGTAGATTTCTTGGTAAATTGGAATTAAGGCTGCAGTTTAGTCAAAAAGGAATGCTGCCAACACAAAAATACATAAAGATGTACATTGGGAAATATTTTTGGTCTCTACTAATCAATTGTTGTTAAGTGGATGCATCAAACTATAACTTTGTCTAATTTAACTGTAAACATATAGTTTGACTACCTGAGATTTTCTCTCTTGTTCTTGATATATCGGTAACAAAAAAATACGAGTAGGTTTAGTAGGTTTTTACACCACTGCAAAGCAAACCATAGCTATCTTCCTTCATTCCTTTTTTCCTTGAGATCACTTTCATGAAATCATCAGATATCAAACACTTCATACAAGAATATGATAGAAGATGAGAAGCATAGATATATCTTTTGGATGACTTCAATAGGAATGCGGAGTATCACAATGCtacacaagtttgaaatttagCCCTACAGAAAGCTTTGCAAAAATCTTAGACAATGGATGAGAATCtgttaaaactcacaacaattAGTTGGCATATCTTTCACACTGACGCATTCTAAGTAGGCATTTCCAGCATTGATGCCTGAAATAAAGAACATCGCTTTTGCAGCAGCCTGGTTTGCTGCAGAAGCAGTGGATTGGGGTGGAATCAGCAAGCCCTTGTAATCACCCAGCAATTGTAAGCTGGAGACCAAATCAATCCGACACTTTCCTGGAACTCTTTTCTCTTCCCAGTGATTGGTGGAGCCATATTCTGTTTCATCAAGTGCTGCACTTTCCTCGTCCTCAATAAGATCGGCAACCACTAGAGTTGTGATAGACAGTAACATGGATAAGCGAGAATCTAGACGAGGCCTAGGGGCCTCAGTGGGATTCCTTTCCTAACAAttcatgaaaaattaaaatggaaaaaggaaTTAGTGAAGTTTTTAGAAAGGCAAAAAACTATATGACGACACCCATTCGAAATGCAAAATATAAAACTCTGTTCACCGACACCGGTGCTCCACTTGATCAATTCAGTAACAAGAAACTTTAACAGTTCAAtgctaataaaatataattcagACTACTAGGAAACTTATCACCCAAGCATGAACTTCTTCACCAAAAGTCAAAACATCTACCACATAAAGGAGTTATTCGGCTGCTGATGTTGCTATtgctgttattattattatcatcatcattacCATTTTAAAAGGAATTACCCCATTGTTGGTCCTCCCAAACTAAAATTGTTGAGCATCATAAGGTGTTAGGATCCCCAAAATGAATGCTTCAAGAAAGCTTCATTTTTCTGGTTCCAGAGAGTTGAgggaaaaacttaaaaagccaaaaaaaaaatcctagacAAAAGAGAAATTGGAGTTCAACCACAAAAACTTCTAACCCTTTGAACAAGACGAAGAGCTGCAATCCACAGGAGCAAAAAGGTGTTGTGCCAGGTGGTGCAATGTATGGCTCGAAGGACCTTAATGAAACCTGCACAAAATGACACCTCAATATCTTACAGATACATACCAGATTTATAAGCACAAAAttataccatttaaaaaaaaaaaaacaaaaatttgtttagaGTAACATATTCTTTACAGGTGATAGTTTCAATAGCACTTCTGGAATTGATCTCTGATGAATCCATAGCATCTTCTAAAACCAGATCAAGAGGGAGCCAAAGAGAAGAATGACTAGCCACATTGCACAGAGCAGCAGAAGAAGCCAAAGGTCCAATAGCTACAGTGTCATGGAACTTTTGCATTGactttaatttgcattttcGAGAGACCATGTGAGTACAAGAAGCAAACTGCAGAAGTGCCTCGGGAGTTATAACTTTTGTATCTCTCAATGCTGATGAGTTTGTTGCAAGCAGCTGTAATAACTGGGTAAAACCCTCCCAATGCGTGGACCTGACAAAGTGGCAGTGAATCTCAACCAAAAATCTGCTGTCAAGCCAAAATCACACATTGAAGTGAAGAAATCATGTACATGTTTTGGCGCGCCAAGTTGAGAATCCCGGAAGTTACTTTATTTTGCAGAAATTGGCCAATTAGTTCAATTGCCATCACAGTGTTAAATTTCTGCATCCTCTCATGATGTTCAGTCTGCTTCTCGCCATAGTTATCTATTTCCATATCATGAGGATTAGTTACCCATCTAGGCTTCTTTTCTGAGGTATTTGCCAGCAACCCTTCATCATCTAATGATGCATCAAGCAACTGCCACACAATTGCAAAGATGAACTCAACCACAATAGCCCCAGATTGACTTGTTTGCATACCAAATATCTGGGAAAGCTGAAGAACAGTATCTATTGATTGCATAACCCTGTGTATACACGAGCAATTGTCAATGAGAACCACAATAAGTGGAATAATTTATGGAACGGAACAACAGCAATCATCTCAACAAGATCAACTTCATATTAAAGCAATTCTAGTAGAGAatagagagaggagaaaaatatACTAATTAATTGCAAACAAGTTTATTTACACGGAAATAATTGCTTGTGTGTTAATCTAGACTAGGTTGTAGAGtactttattttaaataacattaaaatttttatgaaatcCATATTTAAGAAGAAGATGAATTGTTCGAGAAACTTGATTAATCCATATTTAAGAAGAGGTTAAATTGCAATGAGATGATCTTTAGTGCTGGTGGCATGCAAAATACATTGTCCTTAGGTGTAAAATGAAATCCAGCCTAATTTGGTAAACTTTGATATCCTCTTAGTCATTGTTGCTACCTCTTCAGTTCTTATTTGGCAGAtattattaaatcaccacttatttcaaaaacttaaaccgataagaagaggtaaattaaATCGTTTAATCAACACTTCCCTTCATATGTGGGCTCAAAGTTCCATTAAATAGGTGATGCCCAATacgtataatatttaattaaaattgaggAGTAAATGACGgagttaaatttaatcatttaatcaacacttttaACATATATGGCCTTTAATCATTTATAATTATTCAAAAGATGGCAGCCTCTGGTGGTTTTTTTAGCAGAACTCTATCAACATTTCTTACTATACTGTAAAAtcttcatattatatatatatccttgaaGGATTCAAGCATTTTGTGTTTCCTCTCTTCAGAATTGTTCTATAAAGCAAGATACAAGCAACATAACACTAACTTAGACACTATTTAAAATAACCCGGCCAGTCATTCTCACATggtatacaaaacaaaaattatatccAACCTTTGATAATTCATCCCATTTAATTGGGATTTAAGAGAAAAAACATGTCTCTTGAGGAGCTCCATGAAAAGCCTATACGCTGCTGGCTGGACAAGTCGACTTGGGATAACCCTGTAAATGAATGACCAGGACTTTGACATGAAACTGTACGTGCAATTAATCCACTAGGAAAcaacaaagataaaaaattaaaaaaaaaacaaagagtgaAGTTTTTGGCAGAATGAGCTGCCACTTTACAAAAATTACGCCAGAAAATAACAGTTTTACATTAGCTGACAAGCGACATAAATTATCAGGTTCTATTTTTCACATGCAGcagtcatttttaaattttaaaaaggacCATTTTTTACATTTACATTTACATCAAATAGCTAAGAACTTAGAGTTTCAAGTTAATTAATAAAGATTTCCATTGAATTTCATATTCCAACAACCTAGTAATTAATAGAACTTTGGAGGATATATATTGTATGATTTACGAAAACAAGAAACAACTTGCTTGATATAATTTCCAATCAATGCGATTTCCACAAAGACCCACTTCCAAGAACCCAAGAAGGCAAGATTTGGATAGcatccaaaacaaaataaaaacagaaaagttcAAACCTTGAAGAAAGCAAAGCAAGAACAAGCATAGGCGGCACAATGTTGAGCACCAAGGCCCTGTCTAGGAACTTCCACACGATGGGAACGTTGTTGTCCCAGCAAATATAGGAAACCAACACATCCGCCAGCTCTATAGAGGGAAGACTTACACACACTTCCGCCGAGTTCAAGTATGAAGACAACTGCATTGCCCAGAGAAGAGGGTCGCTACTCTTTTCTTGAGCCTCTTTGGTCAGTTCTATCACTCTGTCCCATATATTTCTTTGTGCGGAGTCAGCCATCTTCTGGTGATACAATGCCAAGTTCTTGGTTTCTAAGAAAACAGAGAGaacagagtttttttttgttttttttttttttttcttcttcttgctatatatatattatagttttGACGAGAAAATTGGAGTATAATCGGTCAGAGAAGAAATAGTCAAATGGGTTAATTGTAGTGTAATCAATTCTTGAACATCTGTAACCTCATTCCAATCACGTTGCATTAATGCGTGTACACATCCACGTGATATTTACATGCATGCCTGCATGTTCGAACTATACGAAATCTAAGAAtatctaaaattaattaatatggaccattcaaaatattattattattttgaagcaGCAGCAGCTAATTAAGccaaattcttttctttgaaTCAGTGTCTTCTAgaatttttaaggtttttctaTTATATAAACTAGCTCATAACATTTGCACTGTGCACAAGATTTTTcactataatttaattttaaaatttaaatgcatctttattaataaaaaaatacatataaaaatatatctcacatccgataataaaaaaatacatataaagtCTCCAAGatgtagctcaatcggctgggaccacgcctaatgaagcagaggtcactagtgttaaattaatgattaagtgattaaatttatctcttcctataagcttaagcttttaggacaactGATAACTTAGCATGGTATCTAAGTgattactagtttgaatccctttCCCCCCTCTTGCACACAAGAGAAGATCCATTTAGTTacttttaagggtatttttgtccaaaaaaatataaaatgacaaaattgcccccctaaaaataactaaatggatcccctccatttcaaattaaatttgaaaggGAAGGGATCCAAGTCCCTTGTGTGCGGGcatgtaaaaacaaaaacaaaaaaagatctctaaataaaaaaacgttatatatatatatatacacacacacacatgtatttgaattgtcatggAATCGCATTActaattaagtattgatcttatacatttacaAATATTACTGTCAATAATGCATAAGAGTGTTAACACTCTTATGCATTAACTAGTGACAAGTTTTGCTCCAGCTAGCCGGATTTGGGTAATTagatgatttaaaaaaatttgagaaatatttggtTTACATTTTTTGTCATTCTCTTGTCTATCTCGGTGCACAAGA from Corylus avellana chromosome ca1, CavTom2PMs-1.0 encodes the following:
- the LOC132167397 gene encoding mediator of RNA polymerase II transcription subunit 33A-like; this translates as MADSAQRNIWDRVIELTKEAQEKSSDPLLWAMQLSSYLNSAEVCVSLPSIELADVLVSYICWDNNVPIVWKFLDRALVLNIVPPMLVLALLSSRVIPSRLVQPAAYRLFMELLKRHVFSLKSQLNGMNYQRVMQSIDTVLQLSQIFGMQTSQSGAIVVEFIFAIVWQLLDASLDDEGLLANTSEKKPRWVTNPHDMEIDNYGEKQTEHHERMQKFNTVMAIELIGQFLQNKVTSGILNLARQNMSTHWEGFTQLLQLLATNSSALRDTKVITPEALLQFASCTHMVSRKCKLKSMQKFHDTVAIGPLASSAALCNVASHSSLWLPLDLVLEDAMDSSEINSRSAIETITCFIKVLRAIHCTTWHNTFLLLWIAALRLVQRERNPTEAPRPRLDSRLSMLLSITTLVVADLIEDEESAALDETEYGSTNHWEEKRVPGKCRIDLVSSLQLLGDYKGLLIPPQSTASAANQAAAKAMFFISGINAGNAYLECVSVKDMPTNCSGNMHHLIVEACIARNLLDTSAYFWPGYVNGKINHIPHSVPAEVPGWSSLMQGASLTPVMINALVSSPASSLMELEKIFEIAVNGSNEEKISVAMILCGASLIRGWNLQEHTADFIVRLLSPPAPAEYSGSESHLIAYAPLLNGLILGIATSDNLEIFSLHGLVPTLACSLMSICEVFGSCVSSVLCTIATGEIISARNVFSNAFIVLLRLWKFDHRPLERRVGDPAALRPTPEYLLLCHNSHLESPGNVHQGRNKRRLSAVASSSSVHPIFFYSFPKLKAWYQQHLACVASPLSRLEETPLHQIVDELLKIMFSNICKGSQSSVHSVTSGSSDFSGTKDEDALLRLKLPAWDILEAVPFVVDVVLTACDNGKLSPREVATGLKNLSDILLASLASVISYFSAEVTRGIWKPVCMNGTDWPSPDANLSKVEEKMKKIIATTGVDFPSNIASGGSSTDTLPLPLAAFVSLTITYKASEHFLNLAGPALESLAAGCPWPCMLIVASLWTQKAKRWSDFLIFSASRTAFLQNNDAVIQLLKSCFAATLGLNAMPISSSGGGVGALLGHGLGSHLCGGISPVAPGIHYLRVYRSIKDIVFITKEIVSLLMHSVREIASSTSGLIPRERLNKKLRMSRIGMVRYTQLSLAAAMTRVKLAATLGASFVWLSGGFSLVQSLIKETLPSWFISEHKEGSDSEGMVAMLGGYALAYFALLCGAFAWGVDSTSSTSIWRPKILGIHMDFLASALDGKISLGCDWSTWRAYVSGFLTIMVACTPNWVLEVDVHVLKRVSNRLRQWNEEELAVALLGIGGVGTMGAAAELIIENDV